The following coding sequences are from one Pelmatolapia mariae isolate MD_Pm_ZW linkage group LG4, Pm_UMD_F_2, whole genome shotgun sequence window:
- the gpr146 gene encoding probable G-protein coupled receptor 146 isoform X2, translating into MWICMVYNETDTSVDFRLCRDFGLILSILSLIYLLVCFPLGLCYNVLLVVVNLSNKVSMTMPDVYFVNMAIAGLVLNLVAPVELLSSTFTRWHVWEYNNEVYITLLILFNISSLVIMYSTTLLSLDYYIERALPRTYMSSVYNTKHVCGFIWGGAVLTSFSSLLFYVCNHISTKMVECSKMQNKEAADSIMMFIGYVVPALAVLYAFVLILRIRKESTPLDQDSARLDPSIHRLLLASVCVQFVLWTPYYMTLLVHTVVVAPGYISSARYLPTYYFLRCVSKLLAFSSSFAMPLMYRQMNKNFSNKLQRLLRRLHCRDQSCPRERSTVQQVVT; encoded by the coding sequence ATGTGGATCTGCATGGTTTACAATGAGACGGACACCAGCGTGGACTTCCGGCTCTGCCGGGACTTTGGCCTCATCCTCTCAATCCTCTCCCTCATCTACCTCCTGGTGTGTTTCCCACTGGGCCTGTGCTACAATGTGCTGCTGGTCGTGGTCAACCTCTCAAACAAGGTGTCCATGACCATGCCTGATGTCTATTTTGTCAACATGGCCATTGCGGGTCTCGTGCTCAACCTGGTGGCGCCTGTGGAGCTGCTGAGCTCCACCTTCACCCGCTGGCATGTGTGGGAGTATAACAATGAGGTTTACATCACCCTACTCATCCTCTTCAACATCTCATCTCTGGTTATCATGTATTCCACCACGCTGCTCAGTCTGGACTACTACATAGAGCGCGCGCTGCCTCGCACGTACATGTCGAGTGTGTATAACACCAAACACGTGTGCGGGTTTATCTGGGGCGGCGCAGTGCTCACGAGCTTCTCCTCGCTGCTCTTCTATGTGTGTAACCACATCTCCACCAAGATGGTCGAATGCTCCAAAATGCAGAACAAGGAGGCAGCGGACTCGATCATGATGTTCATCGGCTACGTGGTGCCCGCCCTGGCTGTGCTTTACGCTTTTGTGCTCATTCTGCGCATCAGGAAGGAATCTACACCATTGGATCAGGACTCTGCTCGCTTGGACCCTTCCATACACAGGTTGCTGCTAGCTTCAGTCTGTGTGCAGTTCGTACTGTGGACTCCGTACTACATGACTCTTTTAGTACATACTGTAGTTGTTGCACCAGGATACATTAGCAGTGCACGTTACTTACCTACCTATTATTTCTTGAGATGCGTATCTAAACTGTTGGCATTCTCCAGCAGCTTTGCAATGCCTCTTATGTACAGGCAGATGAACAAAAACTTCTCCAACAAGCTCCAGCGGCTGCTCAGGAGGCTGCATTGCAGAGACCAGTCCTGCCCTCGTGAACGCTCAACAGTACAGCAAGTGGTGACGTGA
- the gpr146 gene encoding probable G-protein coupled receptor 146 isoform X1 encodes MTLHSCVDLLRVLDPCQSPAMWICMVYNETDTSVDFRLCRDFGLILSILSLIYLLVCFPLGLCYNVLLVVVNLSNKVSMTMPDVYFVNMAIAGLVLNLVAPVELLSSTFTRWHVWEYNNEVYITLLILFNISSLVIMYSTTLLSLDYYIERALPRTYMSSVYNTKHVCGFIWGGAVLTSFSSLLFYVCNHISTKMVECSKMQNKEAADSIMMFIGYVVPALAVLYAFVLILRIRKESTPLDQDSARLDPSIHRLLLASVCVQFVLWTPYYMTLLVHTVVVAPGYISSARYLPTYYFLRCVSKLLAFSSSFAMPLMYRQMNKNFSNKLQRLLRRLHCRDQSCPRERSTVQQVVT; translated from the exons atgactctgcataGTTGTG TCGACCTGTTGAGAGTGCTTGATCCGTGTCAGAGCCCAGCGATGTGGATCTGCATGGTTTACAATGAGACGGACACCAGCGTGGACTTCCGGCTCTGCCGGGACTTTGGCCTCATCCTCTCAATCCTCTCCCTCATCTACCTCCTGGTGTGTTTCCCACTGGGCCTGTGCTACAATGTGCTGCTGGTCGTGGTCAACCTCTCAAACAAGGTGTCCATGACCATGCCTGATGTCTATTTTGTCAACATGGCCATTGCGGGTCTCGTGCTCAACCTGGTGGCGCCTGTGGAGCTGCTGAGCTCCACCTTCACCCGCTGGCATGTGTGGGAGTATAACAATGAGGTTTACATCACCCTACTCATCCTCTTCAACATCTCATCTCTGGTTATCATGTATTCCACCACGCTGCTCAGTCTGGACTACTACATAGAGCGCGCGCTGCCTCGCACGTACATGTCGAGTGTGTATAACACCAAACACGTGTGCGGGTTTATCTGGGGCGGCGCAGTGCTCACGAGCTTCTCCTCGCTGCTCTTCTATGTGTGTAACCACATCTCCACCAAGATGGTCGAATGCTCCAAAATGCAGAACAAGGAGGCAGCGGACTCGATCATGATGTTCATCGGCTACGTGGTGCCCGCCCTGGCTGTGCTTTACGCTTTTGTGCTCATTCTGCGCATCAGGAAGGAATCTACACCATTGGATCAGGACTCTGCTCGCTTGGACCCTTCCATACACAGGTTGCTGCTAGCTTCAGTCTGTGTGCAGTTCGTACTGTGGACTCCGTACTACATGACTCTTTTAGTACATACTGTAGTTGTTGCACCAGGATACATTAGCAGTGCACGTTACTTACCTACCTATTATTTCTTGAGATGCGTATCTAAACTGTTGGCATTCTCCAGCAGCTTTGCAATGCCTCTTATGTACAGGCAGATGAACAAAAACTTCTCCAACAAGCTCCAGCGGCTGCTCAGGAGGCTGCATTGCAGAGACCAGTCCTGCCCTCGTGAACGCTCAACAGTACAGCAAGTGGTGACGTGA